Proteins co-encoded in one Salvia splendens isolate huo1 chromosome 4, SspV2, whole genome shotgun sequence genomic window:
- the LOC121800842 gene encoding uncharacterized protein LOC121800842 has product MVNPSRKDWSKRLGDALWAYRTAYKMPIGMSPYRLVFGKICHLLVGVEHRSYWAVKEINMIPQSCEEERKLQLQELAELRLESYESAIWYKEKTRLWHDKNLWVKELQVGQKVMDNKSEAGKPTTFADAGAATFMSDLMQKFGGPEEGTLPCLQQ; this is encoded by the exons ATGGtaaatccgtcaaggaaggactggagtaagagactaGGAGATGCATTGTGGGCTTACCGGACAGCATACAAAATGCCTATTGGAATGTCACCCTACAGGTTGGTTTTTGGCAAGATATGCCATCTGCTCGTAGGAGTGGAGCACAGatcatactgggcggtcaaggagattaacatgaTACCCCagtcttgtgaggaagagagaaaattgcaacttcaagagTTGGCAGAATTGAGactggagtcatatgagtccGCAATATGGTATAAGGAGAAGACAAGGCTCTGGCACGATAAAAATCTTTGGGTCAAGGAACTCCAAGTAGGGCAGAAG GTCATGGACAACAAATCGGAAGCCGGGAAACCTACCACATTTGCCGACGCCGGTGCGGCAACGTTTATGTCCGACCTAATGCAGAAGTTCGGCGGTCCTGAGGAGGGGACTTTGCCATGTTTACAGCAATGA